A genomic segment from Neobacillus sp. YX16 encodes:
- the nusB gene encoding transcription antitermination factor NusB, which produces MKRRTAREKALQALFQIDVSNTEPASAIEHVLEGESGDDYLTKLVLGVVEHKNEIDPLIIVNLEKWTMDRLATVDRNLLRLAIYELKYFRNETPENVILDEAIEIAKIYGDEQSSRFINGVLSKVKQQLISE; this is translated from the coding sequence ATGAAAAGAAGAACTGCAAGGGAAAAGGCGCTACAAGCTCTTTTTCAAATCGATGTAAGTAATACAGAGCCAGCTTCTGCAATTGAACATGTTTTAGAAGGGGAGTCAGGAGATGACTACCTAACTAAGCTTGTGTTAGGAGTGGTTGAACATAAAAATGAAATTGATCCATTAATCATAGTAAACCTTGAAAAATGGACGATGGACCGTTTAGCAACTGTAGACAGAAACTTATTAAGATTAGCCATTTATGAATTAAAGTATTTCAGAAATGAAACACCTGAAAATGTTATTTTAGATGAAGCAATAGAAATTGCTAAAATCTACGGAGATGAACAATCAAGCCGATTTATTAATGGTGTATTATCAAAAGTAAAACAGCAGCTGATTAGCGAATAA
- the spoIIIAG gene encoding stage III sporulation protein AG — translation MENNKGPFSWLKNLVSKGETSDKKSGKYQYMILVLCIGAAFMIVGNVLFSDKSAPLDSKAVTTSQAETSEVEAFSLKKDSNNKTISGYEEEYEKQLKNALEEMLGVDDVMVVVNIDSTDKKVLEKNTVTKSQTTEEKDNEGGERKVQDTSTDEQLVIIREGEKEVPIVVEYQKPAIRGVLVVAKGAENIQVKKWIIEAVTRALDVPSHRVAVMPKK, via the coding sequence ATGGAAAATAATAAGGGACCATTTTCATGGCTTAAAAACCTAGTCTCAAAGGGTGAAACTTCTGATAAAAAGTCTGGGAAATATCAATATATGATTCTGGTACTATGTATCGGTGCTGCCTTCATGATTGTTGGTAATGTACTATTCTCGGATAAATCAGCGCCTCTTGACAGTAAGGCAGTAACCACGAGCCAGGCAGAAACGTCAGAGGTTGAGGCTTTTAGCCTAAAGAAAGATTCAAATAATAAAACAATTTCTGGTTACGAAGAAGAATATGAGAAACAGCTTAAGAATGCACTGGAAGAAATGCTGGGTGTAGACGATGTAATGGTAGTGGTGAATATTGATTCAACTGACAAGAAGGTGCTTGAGAAAAACACAGTAACAAAATCTCAGACAACAGAGGAAAAAGACAACGAGGGTGGAGAGCGGAAAGTACAGGATACCTCCACCGATGAGCAATTAGTCATTATTCGTGAAGGCGAGAAAGAGGTACCAATCGTGGTTGAATATCAAAAACCAGCCATTCGTGGAGTGCTAGTAGTTGCTAAAGGTGCAGAAAATATTCAAGTGAAAAAATGGATTATTGAGGCAGTAACAAGAGCGCTTGACGTACCTAGTCATCGCGTTGCCGTTATGCCTAAAAAATAA
- the accC gene encoding acetyl-CoA carboxylase biotin carboxylase subunit: MIKKLLIANRGEIAVRIIRACREMGIESVAVFSEADREALHVQLADEAYCIGPTLSKDSYLNVTNLISVAKLTACDAIHPGYGFLAENADFAELCRECNITFVGPSPEAITKMGTKDIARETMREAGVPIVPGSTGIINDIDEALELVKRIQYPVIIKATAGGGGKGIRVAKNEQELVKGINITQQEALTAFGNPGVYIEKYIEDFRHVEIQVLADSYGNTVHLGERDCTIQRRLQKLLEESPSPALDGEIREEMGNAAVKAAKAVDYSGAGTVEFIYDYRNRKYYFMEMNTRIQVEHPVTEMVTGIDLIKEQIRVASGEKLTVKQQDVTFTGWAIECRINAENPEKNFMPSAGKINMYLPPGGFGVRIDSAAYPGYTIPPYYDSMIAKVITYGNSREEAISRMKRALSEFVIEGVHTTIPFHLKLLEHENFVEGQFNTKFLELHDVMKSI; encoded by the coding sequence ATGATAAAGAAACTGTTAATTGCAAATAGAGGAGAAATAGCTGTCAGAATTATTCGTGCTTGCAGGGAAATGGGCATTGAATCTGTTGCCGTTTTCTCCGAGGCAGACCGTGAAGCTCTTCATGTACAGCTTGCAGACGAAGCCTATTGCATAGGACCGACATTATCAAAAGATAGTTACTTAAATGTAACAAATTTAATTAGTGTAGCAAAATTAACAGCTTGTGACGCTATCCATCCAGGATATGGTTTTCTAGCTGAAAACGCCGATTTCGCAGAACTTTGCCGTGAATGTAATATTACCTTCGTGGGACCTAGTCCTGAAGCAATTACCAAAATGGGTACGAAAGATATTGCAAGGGAAACCATGCGTGAAGCAGGGGTTCCGATTGTACCGGGTTCAACCGGAATAATAAATGATATCGATGAAGCACTCGAGCTTGTAAAAAGAATACAATACCCGGTAATCATCAAAGCAACTGCTGGCGGAGGCGGTAAAGGTATCCGTGTTGCAAAAAATGAGCAGGAACTCGTTAAGGGTATTAATATCACACAGCAAGAAGCTCTAACCGCTTTTGGTAATCCTGGAGTGTACATAGAAAAGTATATTGAGGATTTCCGCCATGTTGAAATACAAGTTCTGGCAGATTCCTATGGAAATACTGTCCATTTAGGAGAAAGGGACTGTACGATTCAACGGAGGCTGCAAAAACTTTTAGAAGAGTCTCCTTCACCAGCATTAGATGGAGAAATTCGTGAAGAAATGGGAAATGCTGCAGTAAAAGCGGCAAAAGCGGTTGATTATTCAGGGGCAGGAACGGTAGAATTTATATATGACTACCGCAATCGTAAATATTACTTTATGGAAATGAATACAAGGATACAGGTGGAGCACCCAGTTACTGAAATGGTTACAGGTATTGATCTTATTAAGGAGCAAATTCGAGTTGCTTCTGGAGAAAAATTAACAGTAAAGCAACAGGATGTTACGTTTACAGGCTGGGCAATAGAATGCCGAATCAATGCAGAGAACCCTGAGAAGAACTTCATGCCTTCAGCAGGAAAAATAAATATGTACCTGCCACCTGGCGGTTTTGGTGTACGAATTGATTCAGCTGCATACCCTGGTTATACGATTCCACCTTATTATGATTCTATGATTGCAAAGGTCATCACATATGGTAATAGCAGGGAAGAAGCAATCTCACGAATGAAACGTGCGTTAAGTGAATTTGTGATTGAGGGTGTTCACACTACCATTCCGTTCCATTTAAAATTGCTTGAGCATGAAAACTTCGTAGAGGGACAGTTCAATACGAAATTTCTTGAGTTACATGATGTGATGAAGTCTATCTAA
- the accB gene encoding acetyl-CoA carboxylase biotin carboxyl carrier protein: MLKVQEIRELIKLVDQSSIDEFVYENEGSKIKMKKNTGTTVTAVQSLPQASVEVVPVTQPAAVSVAPVQVEQQEAANNSAATPADTSNLHKITSPMVGTFYGSPTPEADSYVKAGSVVTKDSIVCIVEAMKLFNEIEAEVNGEIVEVLVKNGQLVEYGQPLFLVKPE; this comes from the coding sequence TTGTTAAAAGTACAAGAAATTCGTGAATTAATAAAATTAGTTGACCAGTCCAGTATTGATGAATTCGTTTATGAAAATGAAGGTTCCAAAATAAAAATGAAAAAGAATACTGGAACAACAGTAACTGCTGTACAATCATTACCACAAGCATCAGTTGAGGTTGTCCCTGTAACTCAACCAGCTGCAGTTTCCGTAGCACCTGTGCAAGTAGAACAGCAGGAAGCAGCAAACAATAGTGCAGCGACTCCAGCTGATACATCAAATTTACACAAAATCACTTCCCCTATGGTAGGGACTTTTTATGGCTCACCAACACCGGAAGCAGATTCATATGTAAAAGCAGGTTCAGTTGTTACGAAGGATTCTATCGTATGTATTGTTGAAGCAATGAAATTATTTAATGAAATTGAAGCTGAAGTTAATGGTGAAATCGTTGAAGTTTTAGTGAAAAATGGCCAATTAGTAGAATATGGGCAGCCATTATTTTTAGTAAAGCCGGAATAA
- a CDS encoding Asp23/Gls24 family envelope stress response protein, giving the protein MSEYNVLEMNQGNSGHGKVEIAPEVIEVIAGIAASEVEGVAQMRGNFATGVVERLGKKNHGKGVKVELSEEGITVDVYCLMKFGVSIPTVAGKIQDNIRQALLNMTALEAEAVNIHVVGISFETQKPEPEVEEEI; this is encoded by the coding sequence ATGAGCGAGTATAATGTACTGGAAATGAATCAAGGTAATAGCGGCCACGGTAAAGTTGAAATTGCACCAGAAGTCATTGAAGTCATTGCAGGTATTGCTGCTTCCGAGGTCGAGGGAGTTGCACAAATGCGTGGAAACTTTGCAACAGGTGTAGTTGAACGGCTCGGGAAGAAAAACCACGGTAAAGGTGTTAAGGTGGAATTATCAGAAGAAGGAATTACAGTTGACGTATACTGCTTAATGAAATTTGGGGTATCTATCCCAACTGTAGCAGGGAAAATACAGGATAACATTCGTCAAGCATTACTCAACATGACAGCTCTAGAGGCTGAAGCCGTAAACATACACGTTGTAGGAATCTCATTCGAAACCCAAAAACCAGAGCCCGAAGTAGAAGAAGAGATTTAA
- the xseA gene encoding exodeoxyribonuclease VII large subunit, with amino-acid sequence MQEKKYLSVLALTKYIKRKFDADPHLQDVHVRGEISNFKQHSSGHMYFTLKDEKARILAVMFSSQSRTMKFSPENGMKVVVKGDISVYEPSGQYQIYIKEMQPDGIGELFLAYEQLRKRLEAEGLFSLERKKSIPSYPKTVGVITSPTGAAIRDIITTIKRRYPIANILVLPALVQGENAAPSIAKAIEKANKLDNLDVLIVGRGGGSIEELWAFNEELVARAIFQSEVPIISAVGHETDFTIADFVADMRAPTPTAAAELAVPHIDELMERLLQRKTRLLQSMNSLYRYEKQRLDRVQKSYAFRYPQRLYEQKLEQVDKLTELLVRGASRLSDVKRSQHQTVHNRLIRNHPRVALRDAAGRFDRSQKDIGRAMEKILLKKQTEFDRVISTLQALSPLKIMERGYSLVYSNDNELIKSIKQVKENEPLQIQLTDGSLLCNVQNIKESENRE; translated from the coding sequence ATGCAGGAAAAAAAGTATTTATCTGTATTGGCATTAACAAAATACATAAAAAGAAAGTTTGATGCTGATCCCCATTTGCAGGATGTCCATGTAAGAGGTGAAATATCAAACTTTAAACAGCATTCGAGCGGGCATATGTATTTTACCTTAAAGGATGAAAAAGCACGCATTCTTGCAGTTATGTTCTCCAGCCAATCACGGACAATGAAGTTTTCGCCAGAAAACGGCATGAAAGTGGTTGTAAAAGGAGATATTTCTGTCTATGAACCAAGTGGTCAATATCAAATATATATAAAAGAAATGCAGCCGGATGGAATTGGCGAGTTATTTTTAGCTTATGAACAGTTAAGAAAAAGACTCGAAGCGGAAGGCTTATTCTCGTTAGAACGTAAGAAGTCAATTCCGAGTTATCCGAAGACGGTAGGCGTCATTACTTCCCCAACAGGGGCGGCAATAAGAGATATTATCACAACGATCAAAAGACGTTATCCGATTGCAAATATTCTCGTATTACCAGCGCTCGTACAAGGTGAAAATGCCGCTCCTTCTATCGCTAAAGCTATTGAGAAGGCAAATAAGCTGGATAACCTTGATGTGCTTATAGTTGGGCGTGGAGGCGGTTCAATTGAAGAATTATGGGCTTTTAATGAGGAATTAGTTGCTAGGGCTATATTTCAATCTGAAGTTCCTATCATTTCTGCTGTTGGACATGAAACAGATTTTACAATTGCAGATTTTGTTGCTGATATGCGTGCTCCAACGCCGACTGCTGCTGCTGAGTTAGCTGTACCACATATAGATGAATTAATGGAAAGACTGTTGCAGCGGAAAACCCGTTTGCTCCAGTCGATGAATAGCCTATACCGATACGAGAAGCAACGGTTAGACAGAGTTCAAAAATCCTATGCTTTTCGGTACCCACAGCGTCTTTACGAGCAAAAGCTTGAGCAGGTAGATAAATTAACAGAACTGCTTGTTCGCGGTGCCTCTCGATTGTCAGACGTCAAAAGGTCACAGCATCAAACAGTACACAATCGTCTGATACGAAACCATCCAAGAGTAGCTTTACGCGATGCAGCGGGCAGGTTTGACCGCTCACAAAAAGATATCGGACGGGCAATGGAGAAAATTCTCTTAAAGAAACAAACAGAATTCGATAGGGTTATTTCAACCCTTCAGGCATTAAGTCCGTTAAAAATAATGGAACGTGGGTACAGCCTCGTCTATTCAAATGATAATGAATTAATAAAAAGTATTAAACAAGTTAAAGAGAACGAACCACTTCAAATTCAATTAACAGATGGCAGCCTTCTCTGTAATGTACAGAATATAAAGGAGAGCGAAAACCGTGAGTAA
- the folD gene encoding bifunctional methylenetetrahydrofolate dehydrogenase/methenyltetrahydrofolate cyclohydrolase FolD codes for MTATIIDGKEIAAKKKVEIAEEVKKLKDQGVTPGLAVILVGNNHASRTYVTNKEKTCLELGMHSVLIELPEEVSQEELLLKIEELNGDTAIHGILVQLPLPKHIDEIKIIEAISPLKDVDGFHPINIGRMMTGQDAFLPCTPFGIMVLIEETGISVAGKHVVVVGRSNIVGKPVGQLFLNQHATVTYCHSRTKDLQAQTSQADILVAAVGIANFIKADHVKEGAVVIDVGINRNEAGKLCGDVDFNEVVEKAGYITPVPKGVGPMTITMLMYNTLKSAKNTLRS; via the coding sequence ATGACTGCAACAATTATTGATGGTAAGGAAATAGCCGCAAAGAAAAAGGTAGAAATCGCTGAGGAAGTAAAAAAGCTAAAGGACCAAGGGGTAACACCAGGACTTGCTGTCATTCTCGTAGGGAATAATCATGCATCCAGAACATATGTAACAAATAAAGAAAAAACTTGTCTAGAACTTGGCATGCACTCTGTACTTATTGAGTTACCTGAAGAGGTTTCACAGGAAGAACTACTGTTGAAAATCGAGGAGTTGAATGGAGATACAGCAATCCACGGTATCCTTGTTCAACTGCCACTGCCAAAGCATATTGATGAAATTAAAATAATAGAAGCTATTTCACCTTTAAAAGATGTTGACGGATTCCATCCCATTAATATCGGAAGGATGATGACCGGTCAAGATGCGTTCTTACCATGTACCCCTTTTGGAATCATGGTGCTCATAGAGGAGACTGGTATATCTGTTGCTGGCAAACATGTAGTAGTTGTAGGGAGAAGTAATATTGTTGGAAAGCCAGTGGGTCAGTTATTTCTTAATCAGCATGCAACTGTAACGTACTGTCATTCACGGACAAAGGATTTACAGGCTCAAACATCACAGGCTGATATACTCGTTGCAGCAGTTGGTATCGCTAATTTTATTAAAGCCGATCATGTAAAAGAAGGTGCAGTCGTTATTGACGTTGGGATAAACCGAAATGAAGCTGGAAAGCTTTGCGGAGATGTTGACTTTAATGAAGTTGTCGAAAAAGCCGGTTATATTACTCCAGTTCCAAAGGGTGTAGGTCCTATGACCATTACGATGCTCATGTATAACACACTTAAATCAGCAAAAAATACGCTGCGGTCCTAA
- the dxs gene encoding 1-deoxy-D-xylulose-5-phosphate synthase, whose product MDLLSIKDPSFLKGMSNQELEALSQEVRKFLIEKLSVTGGHIGPNLGVVELTIALHKCFDSPKDKFIWDVGHQSYVHKILTGRASEFDTLRQYKGLCGFPKRIESEHDVWETGHSSTSLSAAMGMVIARDLRKEKSFIVPIIGDGALTGGMALEALNHIGHEKKNMMVILNDNEMSIAPNVGALHNILGQLRTAGKYQWVKDELELFLKKVPAVGGKLAATAERVKDSLKYLFVSGMFFEEMGFTYLGPVDGHDFEALFENFRYAKKTEGPVLLHVITKKGKGFHPAESDTKGTWHGTGPYKMDTGAFVKSDKAPPAWSSLVSETVRKLAREDERIVAITPAMPVGSKLEGFASEFPERMYDVGIAEQHAATVAAGLATQNMKPFLAIYSTFLQRAYDQVVHDICRQNLNVFIGIDRAGLVGADGETHQGVFDIAFLRHVPNIVLMMPKDENEGQHMVYTALKYDDGPIAMRFPRGNGLGVPMDEEFKSIPIGTWEVLKEGEDGAILTFGTTIPMAMEAAEVLEKQGISVKVVNARFIKPLDEKMLNQLFSKNTPILTIEEAILQGGFGSYVLECAHDQGFYHQVIDRMGIPDKFIEHGDVNSLLEEIGMTTSEVVKRMTILARKKQQRA is encoded by the coding sequence ATGGATCTGTTATCAATAAAAGACCCTTCCTTTTTAAAAGGGATGTCAAATCAAGAATTAGAGGCTTTAAGTCAAGAGGTACGCAAATTCTTGATTGAAAAGCTGTCTGTAACTGGAGGCCATATTGGACCGAATTTAGGTGTTGTCGAATTAACAATTGCCTTGCATAAATGTTTTGACAGCCCCAAAGACAAATTTATTTGGGATGTAGGACATCAGTCCTATGTTCATAAAATACTGACAGGCAGGGCTAGCGAATTTGATACATTGCGTCAATATAAAGGACTGTGCGGCTTTCCGAAAAGAATTGAAAGTGAGCATGATGTTTGGGAAACGGGACATAGCTCAACATCCCTTTCCGCTGCGATGGGAATGGTCATTGCCAGAGACTTGAGAAAAGAGAAATCCTTTATTGTGCCGATTATTGGAGATGGTGCATTAACAGGTGGAATGGCGTTAGAAGCATTAAACCATATTGGTCATGAAAAGAAGAATATGATGGTCATACTGAACGACAATGAAATGTCAATTGCTCCTAATGTTGGTGCTCTTCATAATATCCTTGGCCAATTACGCACAGCTGGTAAATATCAGTGGGTTAAAGATGAGTTAGAATTATTCTTAAAGAAGGTTCCAGCTGTCGGAGGAAAACTCGCAGCAACTGCTGAACGTGTTAAAGACAGTCTAAAATATTTATTTGTTTCAGGTATGTTTTTTGAGGAAATGGGCTTTACGTACTTAGGTCCAGTGGATGGGCATGATTTTGAAGCATTATTTGAAAACTTCCGCTATGCCAAAAAAACGGAAGGGCCAGTTCTTCTACACGTGATCACGAAAAAAGGAAAAGGTTTTCACCCGGCTGAAAGTGATACAAAAGGTACATGGCATGGTACAGGGCCATATAAGATGGATACCGGTGCCTTTGTTAAGTCTGATAAAGCCCCTCCAGCATGGAGCAGCCTAGTTAGTGAAACAGTTCGCAAGCTTGCACGCGAGGATGAGCGAATTGTGGCGATTACCCCTGCAATGCCTGTTGGGTCTAAACTAGAGGGCTTTGCAAGTGAATTTCCAGAGAGAATGTACGATGTTGGGATAGCTGAACAGCATGCTGCTACTGTAGCTGCTGGATTAGCAACCCAAAATATGAAGCCATTTTTAGCCATCTATTCGACATTTTTACAACGGGCATATGATCAAGTTGTTCATGACATTTGCCGTCAGAATCTTAATGTTTTCATCGGAATTGATCGGGCTGGGTTAGTAGGAGCAGACGGTGAAACCCATCAGGGCGTATTTGATATTGCCTTTTTAAGACATGTGCCTAATATCGTGTTAATGATGCCCAAGGATGAAAATGAAGGGCAGCATATGGTTTATACTGCTCTAAAGTATGATGATGGTCCAATTGCAATGAGATTCCCTCGAGGAAATGGCTTAGGTGTTCCAATGGATGAAGAATTCAAGAGCATTCCAATTGGCACCTGGGAGGTCTTGAAGGAAGGCGAAGACGGTGCTATCTTAACCTTTGGTACCACAATCCCAATGGCAATGGAGGCAGCAGAAGTTCTAGAGAAACAAGGAATTTCAGTAAAGGTAGTTAATGCGCGGTTCATAAAGCCATTAGATGAAAAAATGCTCAATCAGTTATTCTCAAAGAACACCCCTATCCTAACCATAGAAGAAGCAATTCTCCAGGGCGGATTTGGAAGCTATGTATTAGAATGCGCACATGATCAAGGTTTTTATCATCAAGTAATAGACCGAATGGGGATACCGGACAAATTTATAGAGCATGGAGATGTTAATTCGCTATTAGAGGAAATAGGGATGACTACTTCTGAGGTTGTTAAAAGAATGACTATACTTGCGCGAAAAAAACAACAAAGGGCATAA
- a CDS encoding polyprenyl synthetase family protein: MSTKVLDAFTQEHKQLLESELRTLVQKLKAPPIIKEAMHYSLEAGGKRIRPLLVFATIAAFGKDPKIGLLAASAIEMIHTYSLIHDDLPSMDNDDLRRGKPTNHKVFGDAIAILAGDALLTFSFEVIGQIPNENASSETKLRLVTEMAKAAGSEGMVGGQVADMEGEGKTLTIEELEYIHIHKTGRLLRFSVIAGALLGGANQEQLENLSSFAHHLGIAFQIQDDILDLEGNPELLGKPVGSDTTNDKSTYPQLLTMEGAKEELQKQLNLSKQYLEKTGLNINLLSEIADLVASRDH, translated from the coding sequence TTGAGTACTAAAGTTCTAGATGCTTTTACACAAGAACATAAACAACTGCTTGAATCAGAGCTTCGAACCTTGGTGCAAAAGCTAAAGGCACCTCCTATTATTAAAGAAGCCATGCATTATTCTCTTGAAGCAGGCGGTAAAAGAATTCGTCCTTTACTAGTATTTGCTACCATTGCTGCTTTTGGAAAAGATCCTAAAATTGGGCTGTTAGCTGCTTCAGCAATAGAAATGATTCATACTTATTCATTAATCCATGATGACCTGCCAAGTATGGATAATGATGACCTTAGAAGAGGGAAACCAACGAATCACAAAGTGTTTGGCGATGCAATTGCCATTCTAGCCGGCGATGCTTTATTAACCTTCAGTTTCGAGGTAATTGGACAGATTCCAAACGAAAATGCTTCGAGTGAGACGAAACTACGACTGGTAACCGAAATGGCCAAAGCTGCAGGCAGTGAAGGAATGGTTGGCGGTCAGGTAGCGGATATGGAAGGAGAGGGAAAAACTCTAACCATTGAAGAGCTTGAGTATATACATATACATAAAACAGGAAGACTCTTAAGATTTAGTGTCATTGCAGGTGCGTTGTTAGGCGGGGCAAATCAGGAGCAACTAGAAAACCTTTCTTCTTTTGCCCATCATCTTGGGATTGCTTTTCAAATACAGGATGACATTTTAGACTTAGAAGGCAATCCAGAGTTACTTGGTAAACCTGTTGGAAGTGACACCACTAATGATAAGAGTACCTATCCACAGCTATTAACGATGGAGGGTGCGAAGGAAGAGTTACAAAAGCAATTAAATTTGTCCAAACAATACTTAGAAAAGACTGGACTTAATATCAATCTTCTTAGTGAAATTGCAGACCTTGTGGCATCTAGAGACCACTAA
- a CDS encoding SpoIIIAH-like family protein, producing the protein MLLKKQTVWLLTMLSLVVVLSVYYITSPEQKSNELAAVKQEEKADQKETKTDTEAKDADTIISQVAGDEEFEALRLQLQDERSELKEHLNTVVATTDLPADERSEAVDQMQKLSEIAKKEEMLETLIKAMDYEDALVRADGTTVKIIVKSKKESSKSEANAIIQMVKKEIGETNFVAVEFQPTK; encoded by the coding sequence ATGCTATTGAAAAAACAAACAGTTTGGTTATTAACAATGTTAAGTTTGGTGGTTGTATTATCCGTTTATTACATTACCTCTCCTGAACAAAAAAGCAACGAACTTGCAGCAGTAAAGCAGGAGGAAAAAGCTGACCAAAAAGAAACAAAAACAGATACTGAAGCCAAGGATGCCGATACCATTATTTCACAAGTTGCAGGTGACGAAGAATTTGAAGCACTTCGTTTGCAACTTCAAGATGAGCGCAGTGAATTAAAAGAACATTTAAACACCGTGGTAGCAACAACTGATCTGCCTGCTGATGAAAGAAGTGAGGCGGTTGACCAAATGCAAAAGCTATCTGAAATTGCAAAAAAAGAAGAAATGCTTGAAACATTAATTAAAGCCATGGATTATGAAGACGCATTAGTGAGAGCAGATGGTACAACGGTTAAAATTATTGTGAAGTCTAAGAAAGAGTCTTCTAAATCAGAAGCAAATGCGATTATTCAAATGGTTAAGAAAGAAATTGGTGAAACTAATTTTGTAGCGGTAGAATTCCAGCCAACTAAATAA
- the spoIIIAF gene encoding stage III sporulation protein AF codes for MEFLIEWVTNIILFILLATVIDMLLPNTSMQKYTKMVTGLLLIAIILTPIFKLISKDFETAMAQIPSFQGPGEKNMENLIELQKKEIQASNHAYILETMAVQLEKGVEEELMEQFGLEISKIELTTKDDSQESFPENLEMVTVRLKQPETKDTTVEAVQPVSIDTETPLPSKDQTEESEKVAAFLSQQWNVTEKVIEVSVEGGMK; via the coding sequence ATGGAATTTTTAATAGAATGGGTAACGAATATTATTCTTTTTATCCTCTTGGCAACCGTTATTGATATGCTGCTTCCAAATACAAGTATGCAAAAATATACAAAAATGGTTACAGGGCTTCTGCTAATAGCCATAATTCTTACACCTATTTTTAAGTTAATCTCTAAGGATTTTGAAACAGCAATGGCTCAGATTCCCTCTTTCCAGGGTCCAGGCGAAAAAAATATGGAAAATTTAATAGAATTGCAGAAAAAAGAAATACAAGCCTCCAATCATGCATATATTTTAGAAACAATGGCTGTCCAGCTTGAAAAGGGAGTAGAAGAGGAGTTGATGGAACAATTTGGTTTGGAAATCTCAAAAATAGAACTAACAACCAAGGATGATAGTCAAGAATCATTCCCTGAAAACCTCGAAATGGTTACAGTTCGCTTAAAGCAGCCTGAAACAAAAGATACCACTGTCGAAGCCGTTCAACCAGTAAGCATTGATACAGAAACGCCTCTTCCATCTAAAGATCAAACAGAGGAATCAGAAAAAGTCGCCGCATTTCTTTCGCAACAATGGAATGTAACCGAAAAAGTAATTGAAGTCTCGGTTGAAGGGGGGATGAAATAG
- a CDS encoding exodeoxyribonuclease VII small subunit, translating into MSNEQKISFEEAMNKLEQIVDKLEEGDVPLEEAIIFYKEGMELSKLCHDKLKSVEEQLTQIITEDGRKQNFTIEEEE; encoded by the coding sequence GTGAGTAATGAACAAAAGATTTCCTTTGAGGAAGCAATGAATAAGCTTGAACAAATTGTGGATAAGCTTGAAGAAGGAGATGTCCCTTTAGAAGAAGCAATTATCTTTTATAAAGAAGGGATGGAACTATCCAAGCTATGTCATGATAAGCTTAAAAGTGTTGAAGAACAATTAACACAGATTATTACGGAGGACGGACGGAAACAAAACTTTACGATCGAAGAGGAGGAATAG